TTGACTAAGAATTCTActaagaagaatctgaagattGAAGTTTCCCGCGTTGAAGTTGAAGAAGTTCTGAACAAGATGGTTGATGATCCTCACATAATTGTCATatcagatgatgaggatgatgttgGTGCTTGATGCATCTCTTAGCTTATTATCTACATGGAAGATGCTGGACGTTAGTTGTCCTCTCTTGCTATAAAAGATGAAGATTGTCTTCTAAGACAACTGCCACCAAGGGCTTTCTATTTTGCTACTATTATCATCTACTACTATTAGGTCTTTTTGATGGGTGAATTGGAACTTGTACACACTCCAATTTGATGTTGTGTACTTAGGAATATGTAGTTTGCATTGGATGTATCCTGAAAAATGTTGTTATGCAaccatatatattaattaaataacttCCATGTTTAGAAGTTTCTGTTCAGCTTCCAGTTTAAATCATCAGTCTCTCTACCTTTTATAAGTTATGCCATTGATTAAGCTATTGTTTATTCATGCTCATTTATAATAGTAATGAGTAATGACCATAGTAAATGCAAATTACTGTTCAAACCATTTATGCCAttcttatattattatattcttATAATATATGTACATTACTTGCTACCAGTGTTCACCCACTGTAATCACACTATCTGTTGTCATCATATTTTGTTGTCCAAACCAGAAAAGGCTTCAATAGACATAAGTTAACCAAGAAGCACAATTCATGCACCATTCTCCATTTTACTATCAAAGGCTATATATTAGCCTTAGGCTATGTTTAGACATGATGAACAAAATGTTTATATGTATGGTAAGGATTTAAAATTGAGGTACCAATTCTGTATTCCTAACTTAATTGAATTGCAAAGTTCTTGATGTAGCTATTTGACCTTTGCATAGACAGACCCTTTCCCTGCAATAAGTACAGATCCATGTGTACTCGAAGAGAAAGGTGACAATTGTCTAAATTGGCTTAGTGTCTACATAGGGGTTCACTGTCATGTAGCTCGTGTTCAGCCATGACTCCACCTAAAGGGGTTCAAAAATCCGTAATTAGCTACATAGGTACAGTACCAACAATAGGTAAACTGTAATTGAGTCaagtacaaatatatatagatattgcCTCCACATGTACTTGATCCACGAAACCTGCTGTTCAATTTCTGCATTTATTTATAGCATAACATTGTGCTATCTATTCATAATGACACCTATAACTCAATTGTACAATTATGTAATTCATTTCCAGCTCATTCCTACAATACCAAAAAAAACCTACATAATTTTATATCCCTACCTATCTATTAGCCCACATTGTGCTATTTCTTAAGGCCTAACAACTGATTTGTATATAAGTGTTGTGATGCCAACCATTTTTTTCCATTAACTCCCCACATAAAATCTGATCTGAATCCACTTCTCTTCACCATTCGTGGGTACCCTTTCTGAGATGTCTTCAAAATtgagaggtttttttttttatttctttttcttcctttgtgaCTTCTCATAAAGTGCAGTGCCTTATTTAATTTGTTGAAGACAAGTAGAATATCTTTCATCTAGCACTTCAAGTTTCAAATTAAACTTGAGTATAAATCAATGTATATGTATGTGTCTAATAGATTTGTTGTTTCTTCTTATTTATACAGAGGTTACCAATCAACTAGACTGTTTATACGACCAGTTAGCCAACAAAAATCAGGTTACCTCCTATAGATTTAGATTTATCATTCAAGTTTTAATTTATAGCTATAATgacataaataaaatttataggttaatttttaaattgtttacTACATTTCAATGCCAGGAAAAACCACAAAGAGAGTTAGAAATAGAGGTTCATCGACAAATTCAAATGCACCACGGTCCCGCAGGAAAGTTGGTTACTACATTTCAATGCCAGGAAAGACACAAAGAGAGTTAGAACCAGAggttcatcaacaaattcaaatgCACCACGGTCCCGCAGGAGAGTTGATTAGTGTAAGTATAATAATTATAGTTATAGACTTATAGTAATCACACCTATTTGCTGATTGAAATTATAAGCACCCAATTTTCTTCTGTAAAACCATGAGAGTTACCAGCTGAAATAGGATGAATTTGGTAAAAATATTTGATGGTTAAGGACTGAATTGCTAATTCGCCCAATATTAATTATGTTTGTTAAGGAATTACGTTTGTTAAGGAAATCATGATCAATAtctttttttgaactcaaatcATGATCATTATATTAAATCTTTGTAAATATGCAAAAAATGAGAATTGTTGCAATAAATAAGGACTATTAGATTTAatagttatgatatatacacaccttttcactcttttttcaccttcatttttatctatttctcttttctctatcaatcaaatcatctatcacatcttcactttctctctcctttcttcttatctctctcttcctccacctctccacacctaaaaaatgaggtgttttaagatataattattctaGATTTAGATTTAATTATGAAtagtcataatttttttttgaaagattaaatcataggacttttttaaaaattcacatgatattttaaaagtGTCATGTTACTATTATATAATTTGATCATAATCATTCAGTATTAAATTTAATGAGCATGATTTATTACTGTTAAGAACATTTTTCTCCCCCCATATgccacttatatatatatatatagggagcgTATCAAGTGAGAGGAGTGGTTTAATGTGAGAGATGAGAGTAAACAATAAGAACCGTTGGATTATAACTGATGGTTAAGATTTAATTCAATTTTCAATACTCCACTTATTCTAATTTCCTAACCCACGCGCATCTTCTTTTTCTCCCGTTCCCTTTCTTTTCTCGCCGCAGCTTCGCCATTGATGAATCATGAATCCATTCACCCACTAATCTTTCTCCATGTAACCATGTTCTTCCTCTTTTGCATCATCATTCTGGTTAAGGTTGTGAAAGTCATACCCCCAAATCCCCAATCTGTACCGTTTCAATTTCCATCCAGTCTCAAATTAACATAGAATCTTCCTTGATTTCTATGTATGTGCCATGTGAAATTGTGGATTACAGTGAAGAAAATTAGAATTGCAAAGAAATTAAAGTATGCTATATGAAGGCGGTGACAGTGAATACAACTCCtccttaaaataaaattaaaaaacccaAATACGAACTGTGCGAGAGAGAGATACGCAGACAAACGAGGAAGATAAAAGAGTAAAGACGCGTGCGCGTGGGTATGTGGAAAGAGAGACATTTGAAGATTTTTGAACAGTGTAATCTGAACCGTTAATAATGATCCAACGGTTCTTATTGATGGCTCTCATCTCTCACATTAAACTGTTCCTCTCACTTGATATgccccctatatatatatatatatatatatatatatatatatatatatatatatttatacaacaatgatatatacacaccctacccaactcatatgtcccccaactcctaccacttgagccccctacccaactcatatgtccccagctcctaccacttgagctatcatataaggatatatatatatatatatatatatatatatatatattaagatgATTATCCACATTGATTTAGTGATAAAGAGAGCAATTAAAAAGTGTGCGATAtcgaaaaattaatttaatgttaaataGTAGTATCAATCTGTAGattgataaatttattttaacaaaTTGTAAAATTATCCGTGTATCGCatgtccgtgcatcgcacgggaacAATCCTAGTTAAATGAGTATTGAATCTAAATATGTCATGTAAAAATTCTGTTATACCTTATTAGGGTCATGAAATATGTGTTATGTGAATGGAGTGTCCCATAGGACTCTAAGGAGACGTTTGTTTCAAGATTTGGAAAGAGATTCCCGGGAATATGAAGGTTGGGAATAAACATTTATGTGTTTGTTACAAGATCGAAAACTATGATTCATGGGTATCAATCATTCCCGGGAATAAAATAACTTCTACAATTCTCATGATTTCTTTCATATTGATTCCCATGAAAAATGTTGGGAATCTTACATTCTCATGGGAAAGATGAATGTAATTTCCCACTTCTCTCACAATTTATCATTATTACCtctatttttaagttttttttttatttttaaattaagaaaattttaaaatgttctCAGAAATACAAAATACTTACCAAACACATTTATAAAGTTTACCCAGGAATAACATACCCGGTAATCATATTCCTGGGAATAACATTCCAGGGAATGTGATCTCAAACCTTGAAACAAACGCCCCCTAATGTTTTTCAGCATGTATTCATTAATTTATAATTGATTGACATTACTCATGAatcatgattttcttttttggtaTAAACATATGGTACTGGTCACCTTTTAGATGCCCATCCAGATTCGGGATTGAATCATGATTTTGAATActgaattatttttcttttttttttttttttttgttgtgatTTTACTGGGTATGGAGATGGATGAAAAAGGTTAGATTCTCAATCACAATATATATTGAAAGTTTGTTTACTTTCCCTGATTTCAAGGATTTCCAACTTGAATTGCACTTTAggctctttttcctttattctttatttttttaagctATTAATAAAGTGATGAAAGGAACATAGAAATTATTTTCCAATGTATAAAAAAAGGAAGATGGAAGAcattgctctttttcctttatgCTACTTATTACTTAATTTTGAGGCCAGGATTGTATCCTTTACAATATTAAATTTACCTTTTTACTTTTAGTGTACCAATGGCGatcaattaatttaattttttttataaatcaaTCAATTAAAATACTAATTGCAGTACTGAACGGGGATCGAACGGAATGGCAAATACGGCAAATTGCCAAATTCAAAGAATTTTCATCTGACTGACGGCAacaaagaaaaaggaagagaagcGTAACGTGCAATGTTGGTaggatggaaaaaaaaaacagacgcAAAAGAAGAGAAGCGTAACGCGCTTCGTTTGTTTGAATTTTGGAATTTGGAGCACAAAGTACAAACGACGTCGTTTTCTAGTTAATCATGGATTTTGTAGTTGCCTACTTGTCCTACGCTGAGGTGAGGCCCACTGGATGGGATCATACCATACCACTATACCAGAGCCGCGGAGGCTATCTACCATGATACCATCCTTGACTTTATTGGAATATACCCAGTCTTCTTCTAGTCTTAATGGTTAAGAATAGTAAATGGTATGGATATTCATTTTGTTTACTAATTTAGCAAGATATAtttctttgaccaaaaaaaaaaaaagcaagatATATTTCTAGcaattgaaaaaaattgtagCTTACATCTTTTaccaaatcaaaacaaaattttATGTCATACGGCTGCTGATCTTTCATAAAAAATACACCAAAAATCCAAAGTAGACCTTTGATTATGAGATTCATGAATCATGATGTACATTTGACTTGATGTCAATTTTGCTTTTTGAGATGAATGTGTTGAAATCTTATTTTTTCAAttcattttaataataataacaacaataaCCATAATAGGTTATGCGCTTTAGTTCATCTTTTATTTTTGCATATACAAACGTAATTTTATATTGTGATTACCACCGGGCACCGGCCATTCACGATCCAAATGGCACTAGGTAGTGGCTTTGCATATTCTCTTGGCACTACACATGCAACAATTTTTGCAGTATGCAGTATGCCTAGTACGTTAGGTTGagattttaattagaaagtatCAACCAAGTGGTGGAAATTAAGGGAGATTCAAGCTTCTAGTAAAACTAGGGGTTTAGTTTAATTTATGACCAGGCTTGGGTAGATGCTTTTAAAATTGGTTTGCTAGTAGACCATGATCAAATTTTTATTGGATCTTTGAAatctaaaaatattatatatataaatggttAGGATTAATATAGTAAATAAAGGGAAAAAAATGTAAAACCACCGTAACCATTTTTCCCCAATAAACCCATAACCACACTGGTGTGGTTTTGACCCACGAAGGCAATAAAAAGCACAGAACTTGCCTCACGAATTGGGCCACGCTCCAACATCCTCCTCTATAGTTGCAAATACAATTATTGCTATCATCACTGTCGCATCTCAAAACGATTTAAATCCCACCAACAATAAAGACGGTGATGACAAACCTTTCTTTGACATAGCATTCAAGAAAGAAGAGGGAGAAAATTCTAAAGAAGCTCCTGAGAATCAGTGGCGGACCTACCACAGGGCTTGGTAGGTCCAATGTCCTGgctcaaagtaaaaaaaatgcaAATTTCTTTGGACTAGGTAGGTTTTTTGGcccaaaaaaaatagaaaaaaggcAAATTTATAAGGAAATGCAAAGTTTAGAGACTTAATCATAAAATTTGCCTAGGCTTCCTAAAAtttctagttccgccactgctGAGAATCCCAACGGAGATGGAGATGATTACCATGACGAAGTGGTGCAACTCCCAATCCTAGTAACGCACATCGTTAGTGTCCTGTTATGTCAAAAGATGGTAAAGAGTGGTAGGCGCATGCGTCGGAGGACCGACGCGTGAAGGAGGAGACAAAAAGGCTAAGCTTACTACGTGAAGCTATTGTTGTCGCAGGAGGTGGAACTCGAATGTTCTGTTACATATGAAAGTGTTCTTGAATTCATTGGTTTTCTCCACTGAAATTCCCACAGGCTTCAATGGCTGGAGGGTGAAGAGGTTTCTTTCCGAGGGATACAATCAAGATATCCATACTTGATGAGTGGTGACCTTTCGTGAATTAAGGGGAGGTTGGGCATTGCAATTGGTTTGGTTTATCTAAGAAAATATGGAGTCTAAAAAAACGAACTCTGACAGATGATTCGAGAGTCTAGTTaatggaaaaaataattttaatggaGACAACGTGGGTaagagttttattttatttttaattactaaATGACATAGATTATTAATCCACATGTTCTCCTATGATTGGCTAACACCTAAGGTAgtccaaataaaaaatagaaaaaagagcAAGTGATGGATATTCTGTAAAAATACTAGAGAATCCTCACATCCCAGACATTTACATACGATGATGATAAACCGAAAGTTACATAAAACCTTTATTCCATGCATCATAAAACACGCAATGATTTCAAGCAGGTTTTGAATAAAGCATATAAGTTTGTAGTTTAAACAGGACATTCCAGACATGTCCTTCTTCACCCAGACCATCCTCTCTGAGGACCCACAGAGCCATGCACATTTAACCTGTCAAGAACAGAGTTGAAATCTATAGGCTGTCCACTCTCCTCCATCCTCTGGATCACGCTTACCACATGTTCACCCCTGAATCCCATGCTCACCAACTTCTCAATCAAGTCACTGTAAGGATGGTTGCGAACAAATTGTGTCGGGTTAGGATTTCGAACCATGATATTATGACCTGCAGGGTTCTGAAGAGAAGCACTTGTTGGTGGATATCCAGATTGGGCAAAATGAGGAGGTTGGGATGGGTGATGTGCTCTTCCTCCCTCACCATCATACATCATGTATGCATTGCCAGGAGGAGAGAGTGAAGGGTGGTTCCCACTATTTCCATACATGTCACCTGGTTGTGCAGGGAAAGAACTCTTGATTTGCTGTGGTGGAGGTTGCTGTGGAACTGGTCTACCACCTCCTCCATATCCATATGGCGCAGAATCAGCGCGGCTGGACCCTGGTGGTGGAACCCCTGAATATGGCATCTGCATCGGCATGCTGTTTGGCATTGTTTCTGGGTTTGATGGATTTGTTGCTTGACTTGGCTGGTAAGGAGGATACACAGGTGACGAGGGGGGTCTTATTTGAGGTGATTGCATTGAGGGTGGTTGTGTAGGCTGCACCTGCTGAGGTAACTGCTGGggccattgttgttgttgttgctgctgctgctgctgttgctgtGGTTGCTGATACTGAGGATATTGCTGCACAGGTGGAGGCGGGCTTACCTGAGATGGTGCAGGTTGTGGAGCCACCCGGGACATATCTTGCATTTGGGGTGTTCGATATTGTTGATCAGGAGGTAAATACTGATTCTGGGGAAGCTGGGCCACGGTTTGAGTATTGCCAGGCAAAGGGGTGGATGGTATGTAATAGGCAGGTTGTTGAGGGGCCTGAGTCACATTTGGAGCAGGAGCTTGGGGCTGGGCTGCTGCAGGCTGAGGCTGAGGGGCAATTTGATTGGGCAGGGCAAGAGCTAACTGCTGGTTGGATGCATCAGATGCATTATCAGCTTTTTTAGAATCTGTAGTAGAAGGAGATTTGTCCTCATTGGACTGCGAATGGCTCGATGAAGATGATTCTTTCTGAGCGAGTTGAAGCTTGGCTAATTCTTTCTGAGTCTCAGCTAGCTCTTGCTTGTCTCTTAAAATTTGTACAGACCTGTGAACCTACATGAACAACACACCGAAAGATAAGGTTGGAAAGAATCAAGGAGAAACATCTTAATCTagcaataaaatattattatttcaacaaTCCTGCACAAAACCAGGTTTGCAATTGACAACCTTGATGAAcaaatcatatttaaaatttgcCAATCACAATAAGATAAGAGCATTGTTGGGCTTGTATCAGAAAGACTGTTTTCTAATTGAGTAGGAtcagaaaaaaattgtattacaTTAAGAGCCCATTTGGATACCCATTAGAACGTATGAAAACTAAAAATTACACATCCCAAGGCACTTTTTGTTGTTCATACTTTCTAACGGGTACCCTAACAAGCTCTAGCATTCTTCCCACATGAacaggtaattaaattttttgaatGGCTTGGACATAAGAGAAGATGAACAATAGAAGCCCCAGTTGGAAGGAGTTGATTGATCCAATAAAAAAACTAGTGAAATCACTAAAATAAATTTGATCTACATACCCTCTCTGAAAAAATGGGTTTGACAAGTGAAAACACGAAGGCATCATTTGGTTTAGATAGCATACTCGGGTAAGGGTTTGATTGTTGCATGCACAGACATTTTCTGTAGGATTACATTTCACCATACATAATAAGAACAAGATACCCTATGATTCATCCGCCAAAGATAATTTTGTAAACAAAGCTAGGACTTAGGAGGCACAGGCATCACTTCGGCGATATTTCTGCATTCCAAGTATATCTTCAATACAGGTATTCATACGGTGCATATGTTCATGGGTTAGTACACACTATGTGGCTTCACGGTGTTTGAATTCATACTTCAATTACTGATCCTGATCCGCAGAGCAGACATGAGCTAGTTGTTTATCCTCACTGTTTGTTATGTGTACAGTTATGAGTGGGTCTAACTAATGAATACTTTGATCAAGGACAAGAGAAAAAAATTCTACAATCTTGTTACCATGTGCTCTATATTGTTGTACAGTGCATGATGAGAGGATGAATTCATTTATGATAAAATACGGATTTCACCTTACCTTGAgacaatatattttattttatcttttttaggGTTAAATGGAGGGGCTAAGCCCTGAAAAACAAAAGCTAAGCATGAGCTAAAATAGAGGAAGAGGACACAGCCTCGAAACTACCCTCGTGAAGCAACCTATGACACTCTCCTAAAGGGGAGGTAAGTACATGACCAAAAGGAAAACCATGCCCAACCTGGGCTAAATACCATGACTTTAGTATTTGATTATGAGATTCAATGTCAACTAATAATTATGAATATCACTTTGAGGGTTTCATGTTAGTATCTCTTTTTTGCCAATAATCAGTAAAGATTATTATTACTTTCTTGTGAGTTTTAGGTGCATTGGAGAGTAAGAGAAGATAAACATGGAGGAAGGCGAGAAGAAACTTCTAATAATAACAGCAAAAGACAACAGGCCTTGTGACAAATATCGTCCCCCAATCAAGAAGGTTTATGAAAGGAGGAACAAGAAGGCTGTTATGTGAACCTTTCTTCTGTTATGTCAGTTGGGAAATAAGTGACTAGTGGAGTTAGTTAGAATTCACCTTGTTGAGTTAGTTAGAACTCACATATAAATAAAGGGGAAAGGGTTGTTAGGAAGTTAGGATATCAGTTAATTAGTTGGAGAGGACTGGACTCTCAAAATCCAGAGGGGGTGTTAGGGTTTCTCTCTTCCACCATTGTTGTACCTTGAAGCTCTGGTTCTCAGTTCTGAGAATCCAGACTCTGTTACTGAATAAAACTACTTTCTCTGTTTCTGGTTCCATCACCTTGTCATAATAAGACTAAACTAGTTTTTTGGTTCTATAAAGAGACACTTGAAATCAATTGGTTCGCCAAAAATTCAAGTGACATTAAAATAGTCCTCTTTCCATGTTGTGTGACATCAATATTGGATTAATTTGATGTTAATCTTTGAAGGGCTAATTTGATGTCATGTCACAAATCAATGGAGGGCCAAATTGGCATCAAGTGTATTTGTTAACAAGCCAAAATGGTAGTGTAGTCTAAAAACAGCCATCTCTATAATACACCCTCCATTCTCACGTTTTTAGAAAACTTATGCTATTCCGCTTCCATGCCTATACTTGTATGAGGACACACCTACTGTATTTGTGCAACCTACAACTATAGCAATTTAtcaaaaacattaaaatgaATGAAACAAGATAGTACTATAACTTGAATGCTAGCATACTATAACAGATATTATCAATTAAAGTTGCAACTTACTTCTTGAAGGTGCTTTTCAAGAGATTTCAGCTTTGAATCTTGCTCCCCGTGGTCACGATtcaattcagatttcatttctCCAATAGATTTGTCAAGATTGTAGCAATATAATTCCAACTGTGAAAGCCTCGAACTAATCCCCTCCAGAAACCGCATGAGGTTGTCCGTATATTTTTTCATACTCTTCTCTACAGTTGCAATCACATCTTGGCTTAAAGAATCTTCAGGTGGATTATAGGAAGTAGCAGGAAACACAGATGTCCTAGACAACCTTGATTTGTGAAAATCCTGCCAAAATGTTTGTGGAGTTGAGATTCAAAAATTTACTAGCAAGGTGAAGAAGTACATGTGGCTCACAATCATTACAAGTATAAACATGCACATACGACGAAACAATAAGTTTGATAaatgattattaaaattaagaataaaTCAAGCATAACGATTCTATGCAAAAAGAAAACCTAATTAGCCACAATAAACATTATAACTCAATGGACTAATGTCGGCTATTGCCTTTTTTCTCAAGAAAAACAAGAAATGACCGTTAATCCTCACTAAAGCAGCAAACCTGCTTTAAACAGCAAGGATAATTATGTTATCACCAGTCTCCTTCCTCCTAAGCTCTAATGGGCATACTCTAATTTTCACCAGTACCTTGCTTGATAGGATAGAATTTTGAGGAGTTAAATTTTTACTTGCATGCATCCTCATGCATCCAAATTCCAAGTAAAAGTACAATAGTAAATGATTAAATTTTCTAGATATGCATTAGATCATTGAATAATCATGTACCAAACATACAATCCCCCATAATCATCAATTACCCATCAAGGACTCAAGGTACATCAGTAGTCAAATTAAACATAACATAGTATCTGATACCTCAACATTTATACGTGGTACATGCTTTAACTAGCATACTGTGGAGAAATAACTGCATTTGTCACACTTCACAACTTCCAGATAGAGCTTTTGTTAGCCCAAAAGTATTAGAGCGAACAAGATGGGCCTTCTGATGCAGTGGCAGGTCGAAAGATGAGTAAGGGTTGACGGTGTaggagaggaggaagaaaaaggGAGTTCCATATTTGGGGGGAATTTAGTTGTTTGCCATGTGATAAGTTTTGGTAAATGGGTGTTTTTAGGAATGTGGAACATAGGTGTAGCAGAGGGAGCTGTTATTTTTTCATGTTTTGAGAATAGGAACTGAGAAGACACTATTTGTGAGGTCCTGGGTACTTCACTATCCTGGCAGAGGTGTTTTGTTGATTATCAATACTAGAggcttgtttttcttttctcctcTTATTCTCTGTTTTAGTTTCTGACACAACagcttttgaaaatgaaaaaggtTAATTTCTTCACACTAAGCTGTAACCAGTAACCACACATACACGAGTCACGACAAATTTCCTAATTAACTCAGTTGTTGACTTTGAACCAGGTTGACTTCATTCATATTGCATATAAGCGCTTTCAAATTGAGGGGAAAAAACTCAAGCAGACTATAAATATAGAAAATCCAACATTTCCATACTCAGGATAGAGATGCATAATATAATAGCACGTTTATTTGTTTTTCCTATTGATAACAGCTCATGGATTCAAGCATGACACAGCAGAATCCAAATCTCCCAAAGCAATTCCAAAAGAATAAGACCTTGGCCATCATTCCATCAACATACGACAAATAAGGTAGGCCACTGATCAGAAAGACCACCAATTCTAAAACCCCATGCTTTGACCACCAATTCTAAAACCCCATGCGAAAACATCTTTATACTCATCCCCCCAAAACGTTTATTAGATTTAGATAGTAAACAATGAGTAAACTCCCAAGATCATCTCTAACAAATTTACCAGCGTGACAGATTAGACTCTGAGAATACAAAATCTCCCACTCTAGTCCTTAAAATTCTCAAACAGCAATATTAGTTCCTAAACATCAGATAAATTAGTATTCGAGACTCTTAAGGACTAGAGTGGGATTTTGCATTCTGATTTACAAATATATCTGTCTTCGAAAATTTTAAGTGTTATATTATTTATACAACAAAACACTTTCTACAATAGACCTTTTTATCCTAACCATTCTTGATCAATCAATCATCTTATCTTATCACACACCTGTATTTACTCTTCTTATCTATCTCTCTTTGTTGCAGACGCAATTGTACAAATACAGTTTTTCATCCAaagtccccccccccccaaacttCTACTTCAACAAGTCCCAACAACATAATCAGCAACCCAAACAAACAGCACATTGAAACAGCATGATAATCAAAAGGAGCTTACACAAACCAAAACTTGATGAATTACAAACAAAACGACGATCGGCGACAAAGGGGATTACAAGAAACACCAAAAACAACACATATACCCTTCATCgtcaatattaaaaaaagtaaattttctAAACCCTAACCACTTCTCCTTCCATTGAAAGAGACCCAAGTTACGAAATCGCACTCGAAGGCTAAAAAACCTAGAGTCAACGGCGAAAACGACGAAGAGATCAAATGGGTATATATACCTTAGTTGAATTGGCGGGATCGGCGTGATTGCCATTGGAATTGGAATCCCTGTTGGGGAAGTCATCGTAGGAGCAAAGAATATCATCGGAAGCGAAATCGAAGCCTTTGGAGGCTGAGTTACCGCGACCAGAGGATCCAGACGCCATGGGTGGAGCTTGACTGGAAGGTATGACGATGAgggtttgaagagagagaaaatgtgtgtgtagagagagagagtgtgagagagagagaggtatgAATGATTATTGATTAAGTAACTTGGCTTTTCTGCAAAACTAAGTTTCGTATTTAACAAACTACAAATAATAGtacaatatttttatttattatgtaattgtttatattattatatcctTAATGGGAAACGTTTTAAAAAATTGAGGAGTTTGTTGGGTCCGGTGATGAGGATAAGGATGACCAtgccttatttttatttttttgtttacacTACTTGTAATGCACCTAGAATGATAGTGGAAGTGATGGTCTTGAGCTCTACTTGTGGGTTGTGCAAGCTTAATACTGACGA
This portion of the Lotus japonicus ecotype B-129 chromosome 3, LjGifu_v1.2 genome encodes:
- the LOC130746902 gene encoding uncharacterized protein LOC130746902; protein product: MASGSSGRGNSASKGFDFASDDILCSYDDFPNRDSNSNGNHADPANSTKDFHKSRLSRTSVFPATSYNPPEDSLSQDVIATVEKSMKKYTDNLMRFLEGISSRLSQLELYCYNLDKSIGEMKSELNRDHGEQDSKLKSLEKHLQEVHRSVQILRDKQELAETQKELAKLQLAQKESSSSSHSQSNEDKSPSTTDSKKADNASDASNQQLALALPNQIAPQPQPAAAQPQAPAPNVTQAPQQPAYYIPSTPLPGNTQTVAQLPQNQYLPPDQQYRTPQMQDMSRVAPQPAPSQVSPPPPVQQYPQYQQPQQQQQQQQQQQQWPQQLPQQVQPTQPPSMQSPQIRPPSSPVYPPYQPSQATNPSNPETMPNSMPMQMPYSGVPPPGSSRADSAPYGYGGGGRPVPQQPPPQQIKSSFPAQPGDMYGNSGNHPSLSPPGNAYMMYDGEGGRAHHPSQPPHFAQSGYPPTSASLQNPAGHNIMVRNPNPTQFVRNHPYSDLIEKLVSMGFRGEHVVSVIQRMEESGQPIDFNSVLDRLNVHGSVGPQRGWSG